In the genome of Populus nigra chromosome 9, ddPopNigr1.1, whole genome shotgun sequence, one region contains:
- the LOC133703468 gene encoding receptor-like protein kinase BRI1-like 3 has translation MKKHWRISSQRQPPKAMIRICGYVLLLLLLFMPSSSQARELSSQQSSNNEVVGLLAFKKSSVQSDPKNLLANWSPNSATPCSWLGISCSLGHVTTLNLTKAGLIGTLNLHDLTGALQSLKHLYLQGNSFSATDLSASPSCVLETIDLSSNNLSDPLPRNSFLESCIHLSYVNLSHNSISGGTLRFGPSLLQLDLSRNTISDSTWLTYSLSTCQNLNLLNFSDNKLTGKLGATPSSCKSLSILDLSYNPFSGEIPPTFVADSPPSLKYLDLSHNNFSGSFSSLDFGHCSNLTWLSLSQNRLSGNGFPFSLRNCVLLQTLNLSRNELKFKIPGSLLGSLTNLRQLSLAHNLFYGDIPPELGQACRTLQELDLSANKLTGGLPQTFASCSSMRSLNLGNNLLSGDFLSTVVSKLQSLKYLYVPFNNITGTVPLSLTKCTQLEVLDLSSNAFIGGVPSKLCSSSNPTALQKLLLADNYLSGKVPPELGSCKNLRSIDLSFNNLIGPIPMEVWTLPNLLDLVMWANNLTGEIPEGICVNGGNLETLILNNNLITGSIPQSIGNCTNMIWVSLSSNRLTGEIPAGIGNLVDLAVLQMGNNSLTGQIPPELGKCRSLIWLDLNSNNLTGPLPPELADQAGLVVPGIVSGKQFAFVRNEGGTSCRGAGGLVEFQGIRAERLENLPMAHSCSTTRIYSGMTVYTFTTNGSMIFLDLAYNSLSGDIPQNFGSMSYLQVLNLGHNKLTGNIPDSFGGLKAIGVLDLSHNDLQGFLPGSLGTLSFLSDLDVSNNNLTGPIPSGGQLTTFPQSRYENNSGLCGVPLPPCSSGDHPQSLNTRRKKQSVEVGMVIGITFFILCVFGLSLALYRVKKYQQKEEQREKYIESLPTSGSSSWKLSGVPEPLSINIATFEKPLRKLTFAHLLEATNGFSADSLIGSGGFGEVYKAQLGDGCVVAIKKLIHVTGQGDREFMAEMETIGKIKHRNLVPLLGYCKIGEERLLVYEYMKWGSLESVLHDRSKGGCSRLDWAARKKIAIGSARGLAFLHHSCIPHIIHRDMKSSNVLLDENFEARVSDFGMARLVNALETHLSVSTLAGTPGYVPPEYYQSFRCTSKGDVYSYGVILLELLSGKKPIDSAEFGDDNNLVGWAKQLYREKRCNEILDPELMTQTSGEAKLYQYLRIAFECLDDRPFRRPTMIQVMAMFKELQVDSESDILDGLSLKDASIDEFKEESSS, from the coding sequence atgaagaaacacTGGAGGATATCATCACAAAGGCAACCACCCAAAGCCATGATTAGAATATGTGGTTATGTATTGCTGTTGCTACTGTTATTTATGCCATCATCATCACAAGCCAGAGAGTTGTCTTCACAGCAAAGTAGCAATAATGAAGTTGTGGGGTTATTAGCCTTCAAGAAATCCTCTGTTCAATCTGATCCAAAGAACTTATTAGCCAACTGGTCTCCCAATTCTGCTACTCCATGTTCATGGTTAGGCATCTCTTGCTCTCTTGGTCATGTCACCACTCTCAACCTCACCAAAGCTGGTCTCATTGGAACCCTAAACCTCCATGACCTCACTGGGGCCTTGCAATCTCTCAAACATCTTTATTTGCAAGGAAATTCATTCTCTGCTACTGATCTTTCTGCTTCCCCATCCTGTGTTCTTGAGACTATTGACTTGTCTTCAAACAATCTCTCCGACCCTCTTCCAAGAAACTCCTTTTTAGAGTCTTGTATTCATCTCTCTTATGTTAATCTCTCTCACAATTCCATTTCTGGTGGTACCCTTCGATTCGGTCCTTCCTTGCTACAACTTGACCTCTCTCGCAATACTATTTCTGATTCTACCTGGTTGACCTATTCCCTTTCTACCTGCCAGAACTTGAATCTTCTCAACTTCTCAGATAACAAGCTTACTGGAAAACTTGGAGCAACTCCCTCGTCTTGCAAGAGTCTATCCATTTTAGACCTATCATACAATCCATTCTCTGGGGAGATACCTCCTACTTTTGTTGCAGACTCTCCACCATCTCTCAAGTATTTGGATCTCTCACACAACAACTTCTCTGGCAGCTTCTCCAGCCTTGATTTTGGGCATTGTAGCAATCTTACTTGGCTCAGTTTGTCACAAAATAGGCTCTCTGGCAATGGATTTCCATTTAGTTTGAGGAACTGTGTGCTTCTACAGACGCTTAACCTCTCCCGTAACGAGCTAAAATTCAAGATTCCTGGTTCCTTGTTGGGGAGTTTAACAAATTTAAGGCAACTGTCTCTGGCTCACAATCTGTTTTATGGTGATATTCCTCCCGAGTTGGGACAGGCGTGTCGAACTCTACAGGAATTGGATCTGTCAGCAAACAAACTCACCGGTGGCTTGCCGCAAACTTTTGCATCGTGTTCTTCTATGCGGAGTCTTAATCTTGGCAACAATCTGCTCTCAGGGGATTTCCTTAGTACTGTTGTGAGCAAACTCCAAAGTCTGAAATATCTGTATGTTCCATTCAACAACATCACTGGTACTGTGCCTCTGTCTCTTACAAAGTGTACCCAACTTGAAGTGCTGGACCTCAGTTCTAATGCCTTTATTGGGGGTGTTCCTTCTAAATTGTGCTCCTCGTCAAACCCCACCGCGCTGCAAAAGTTACTCCTAGCTGACAATTATCTATCAGGAAAAGTTCCACCAGAGCTTGGAAGCTGCAAGAACCTGAGGAGCATTGATCTCAGTTTCAACAACCTAATTGGACCAATTCCCATGGAGGTTTGGACCTTGCCAAATCTCTTGGACTTGGTTATGTGGGCAAACAACCTCACTGGTGAGATCCCGGAAGGCATCTGTGTTAACGGAGGAAACCTCGAGACTTTGATTCTCAACAACAATCTCATCACAGGAAGCATTCCGCAGTCCATAGGAAATTGCACCAATATGATTTGGGTTTCCCTTTCCAGCAACCGGCTAACCGGAGAAATTCCTGCTGGCATTGGAAATCTAGTTGACCTGGCTGTTCTCCAAATGGGTAATAATTCACTTACCGGGCAAATACCACCAGAGCTTGGCAAGTGTCGGAGCCTCATTTGGCTTGATTTGAACAGCAACAACCTAACTGGTCCTCTTCCACCTGAGCTTGCAGACCAAGCTGGTCTAGTTGTTCCTGGAATTGTTTCTGGGAAGCAGTTTGCATTTGTAAGAAATGAGGGCGGGACATCATGCCGAGGAGCTGGGGGATTGGTTGAGTTTCAGGGTATCCGGGCAGAAAGGCTGGAAAATCTTCCTATGGCTCACTCTTGCTCAACAACAAGAATTTACTCTGGCATGACAGTTTATACATTCACCACCAATGGCAGTATGATATTCCTTGATCTTGCCTACAACTCACTGTCAGGAGATATCCCTCAAAATTTTGGTTCAATGAGTTATTTGCAGGTCTTGAACTTGGGGCATAATAAGCTAACCGGAAATATTCCAGACAGTTTTGGAGGTTTGAAAGCAATTGGAGTTCTGGATCTCTCACACAATGATCTTCAAGGATTTCTGCCAGGGTCTTTAGGGACTCTCTCGTTTCTTAGTGATCTTGATGTGTCGAACAACAACCTCACTGGTCCTATCCCTTCTGGGGGGCAGCTGACAACTTTTCCTCAATCCAGGTATGAAAACAATTCTGGTCTTTGCGGTGTGCCATTGCCCCCATGCAGCTCTGGAGACCACCCCCAAAGTCTTAACACTCGGAGAAAGAAGCAATCTGTGGAAGTAGGTATGGTCATTGGCATCACATTTTTCATCTTGTGCGTCTTTGGTCTTTCATTGGCTCTCTATCGAGTGAAGAAGTACCAGCAGAAGGAAGAACAGAGGGAGAAGTACATCGAAAGTCTCCCAACTTCAGGTAGCAGCAGCTGGAAACTTTCAGGTGTGCCCGAGCCTTTGAGCATCAACATTGCAACATTCGAGAAACCTCTACGGAAGCTGACTTTTGCCCATCTTCTTGAAGCTACAAATGGTTTCAGTGCTGATAGCTTAATAGGGTCTGGTGGGTTTGGAGAGGTATACAAGGCACAACTAGGAGATGGATGTGTTGTTGCTATAAAGAAGCTGATTCATGTCACAGGACAGGGTGACAGGGAGTTTATGGCAGAAATGGAAACTATCGGGAAGATCAAGCACCGAAACCTGGTTCCTTTGCTGGGTTATTGCAAAATTGGAGAGGAGAGGCTTCTTGTGTATGAATACATGAAATGGGGAAGTTTAGAGTCTGTTCTTCATGACAGGTCGAAAGGAGGATGCTCAAGACTTGATTGGGCAGCAAGAAAGAAGATTGCAATAGGGTCAGCAAGAGGCCTTGCTTTCCTTCATCACAGCTGCATACCTCACATTATCCACCGTGACATGAAGTCTAGTAATGTTCTTTTAGATGAAAACTTTGAAGCGCGGGTATCTGATTTTGGAATGGCAAGATTGGTGAACGCCCTTGAAACACATCTTAGTGTGAGTACACTTGCAGGAACTCCAGGTTATGTGCCCCCTGAGTATTATCAGAGCTTTAGATGCACATCGAAAGGGGATGTCTACAGCTATGGT